From the genome of Psychrobacter sp. M13:
ATCTTAGTTATTTTTTTAGGGATTGGGCTACTGGTTTATATCGGTGGTTTGCTTTTATAAGTAAATCTCTAGACGTTCATTAATTAATCATCAAATAACTTTTAGTCATTCACAAACGCAATCTTAGTCAATCCTGCGGTACTCGCCGCTGCTAATACTTGCGCGACACTATCGTATTTACTGTCCTTATCCGCTCGTAGCTGAATTGCTGGATCTTTTCCCGTACTGGCCTCTTGTTGCAAACGCGTCTGAAGCTCATCCATACTAATAGCCTCGCTATCCCAAAATATCCCAGCGTCCTTATCGATGCTAATTTGAATAGCCTCTGGTGGCTGCTCATTCACTGCGGCACTGGTCTTAGGCAAGTCTAATGGTACGGTTGGGTTCAATACCGTTGCCGTCAATAAAAAGATAATCATCAATACCAACATAACGTCGATAAGCGGGATGAGATTCATCTCGTTTAGCCCTTGAGCGTCATTATCCCCTAGCTGAAATGCCATAACCTTCTCACTACTTTATTGATACGCTTGGTTTATATATTTAATCAATGAGTTTGCTATCGTGCCTATAAAACTAACAATCGCAAAACCGCTATGCTTTAGAGCTGTGAGCTTGAGACATTACGATACTGACTATCCGCTTTACTCGTTTGCGTAGGCGCAGATTTTATGAGCGCATCGGTATGTCCGTTTTGTATAGGTGTAGTCGCTATAGCTTTTAGATTAACGGACTCGGCGAGCAAATCATGCGCTTTATCATTGGCAAAGTACATAACACGGCGATTGACGCGTACCGCAAGGTTATAAAACACTACGGCTGGAATGGCGACCGCTATGCCAAGCCCTGTCATGATAAGCGCTTCACCGATAGGGCCTGCTACTTGCCCTAAACCCGCTTGACCACTAGTGCCAATATTATGCAGCGCATGGAAGATACCCCACACCGTCCCAAATAGCCCAATAAAAGGCGCAATAGCAGCTGTCGTCCCTAAGATAGGCAGTCCGCGCTCGCTCATATAACGATAGCGACTGATGTGCTTAAGTAGTGCTTGCTCAGTGACCAAGCGACGCGTGGCAGCATCCGAATCAATAAGTTCAGCACGCTTGACTGCAATCTGCTGGGTTAAGTCATCGGCTATAATAGTTGCCAGCTTACGACTTTGAATCACCCGTACGATACCTGTCACCCAAGAGA
Proteins encoded in this window:
- a CDS encoding biopolymer transporter ExbD, which gives rise to MAFQLGDNDAQGLNEMNLIPLIDVMLVLMIIFLLTATVLNPTVPLDLPKTSAAVNEQPPEAIQISIDKDAGIFWDSEAISMDELQTRLQQEASTGKDPAIQLRADKDSKYDSVAQVLAAASTAGLTKIAFVND
- a CDS encoding MotA/TolQ/ExbB proton channel family protein — protein: MDFMHYWQISDLVTKSLFFLLLGLSLISWVTGIVRVIQSRKLATIIADDLTQQIAVKRAELIDSDAATRRLVTEQALLKHISRYRYMSERGLPILGTTAAIAPFIGLFGTVWGIFHALHNIGTSGQAGLGQVAGPIGEALIMTGLGIAVAIPAVVFYNLAVRVNRRVMYFANDKAHDLLAESVNLKAIATTPIQNGHTDALIKSAPTQTSKADSQYRNVSSSQL